In Malus sylvestris chromosome 15, drMalSylv7.2, whole genome shotgun sequence, a single genomic region encodes these proteins:
- the LOC126601748 gene encoding uncharacterized protein LOC126601748 — MDIGITDQFLVHMALYSLSNDYEQLKVSYNTQKEIWSINELIAICYQEEERLKKMRAETSEFANLVSAGKCKGKITTVHRNENYKGKKPIAFKKYVPTAGTTSGSKKQFKSTVIPAKAHATSIASGPKNNNNGVKRCHFCHNEDHLRKDCPGFKAWLIKKGISKPEENK; from the exons ATGGATATTGGAATAACAGATCAATTTCTTGTGCACATGGCACTGTACTCTTTGTCCAATGATTATGAGCAACTGAAAGTGAGTTATAACACACAGAAGGAGATTTGGAGTATTAATGAGTTAATTGCTATTTGCTATCAAGAAGAGGAAAGACTGAAGAAGATGAGGGCTGAGACTAGTGAATTTGCCAACCTTGTAAGTGCTGGAAAATGCAAGGGGAAGATTACTACAGTTCACAGAAATGAGAATTACAAGGGAAagaagccaattgcattcaagAAGTATGTGCCAACTGCTGGAACAACTTCTGGTTCCAAGAAACAGTTCAAGTCCACTGTGATACCTGCAAAGGCTCATGCTACCTCCATTGCTTCTGGACCTAAGAATAATAACAATGGTGTCAAAAGATGTCATTTTTGTCATAATGAGGATCACTTAAGAAAGGATTGTCCTGGTTTTAAAGCTTGGTTAATCAAGAaag GGATTTCAAAGCCAGAAGAGAACAAGTAA